In Solenopsis invicta isolate M01_SB chromosome 13, UNIL_Sinv_3.0, whole genome shotgun sequence, one DNA window encodes the following:
- the LOC120359448 gene encoding uncharacterized protein LOC120359448, whose translation MIIKIVWKKKKKNVQVSLELDDKLMSESNNLSAWNDQTITELHSIQERVGKFLEDLYHDMTYQQVQHQQEKNINIQNILLQLCHMNEFFRDSEKREITSKRGKYIHMFSDTYLVNNSSKVKCPNVN comes from the exons ATGATCATAAAAATcgtatggaaaaaaaaaaaaaaaaatgtacaagtaTCTTTAGAACTGGACGATAAGCTTATGAGTGAAAGTAACAATTTGTCTGCCTGGAATGACCAAACAATTACAGAACTGCATTCAATACAGGAAAGAGTTGGGAAATTTCTTGAAGATTTATATCATGACATGACATACCAACAA GTTCAACATCAGCAAGAAAAGAATATCAATATCCAAAACATCTTGTTGCAACTTTGCCATATGAACGAATTCTTTAGAGATTCGGAGAAGAGAGAAATTACCTCGAAAAGAGgtaagtatatacatatgttttca gaCACGTACTTAGTCAATAATTCGTCGAAAGTGAAATGtccaaatgtaaattaa